One region of Manis pentadactyla isolate mManPen7 chromosome 9, mManPen7.hap1, whole genome shotgun sequence genomic DNA includes:
- the ITGA7 gene encoding integrin alpha-7 isoform X7: protein MARTWGRDPWLGPGICYLLGSLLAGLLSLRAVAFNLDVMGALRKEGEPGSLFGFSVALHRQLQPRPQSWLLVGAPQALALPGQQANRTGGLFACPLSLEETDCYRMDVDRGADVQKESKENQWLGVSVRSQGPGGKIVTCAHRYEARQRVDQVLETRDVIGRCFVLSQDLAIRDELDGGDWKFCEGRPQGHEQFGFCQQGTAAAFSPDSHYILFGAPGTYNWKGLLFVTNIDSSDPDQLVYKTLDPADRLPGPAGDLALNSYLGFSIDSGKGLLRAEELSFVAGAPRANHKGAVIILRKDSANRLVPEVMLSGERLTSGFGYSLAVADFNNDGWTDLVVGAPYFFERQEELGGAVYVYMNQAGHWAGVSPVRLCGSPDSMFGISLAVLGDLNQDGFTGVTGIRKGSGEESRGRDVAVGAPFDGDGKVFIYHGSSLGVVTRPSQVLEAEAVGLKSFGYSLSGGLDVDGNLYPDLLVGSLADMAVLFRARPVLHVSHEVFIAPKTIDLEQPTCAGGHLVCVNLRVCFSYMATPSSYSPIVALEYVLDGDTDRRLRGQVPRVTFLSRSPDDPKHQASGTMWLKHPHDRVCGDTMFQLQENIKDKLRAIVVTLSYSLQTPRLRRQASGQGLPPVAPILNAHQPSTERAEIHFLKQGCGEDKVCQSNLQLAHARFCARVGDTEFQPLPMDSDGTTALFALSGQPFVGLQLKVTNLPSDPAQPQANGDDAHEARLLVTLPAPLHYSGVRALDPAEKPLCLSNENASHVECELGNPMKRGAQVAFYLLLSTSGITIETTELEVGLLLATISEQELHPVSAQARVFIELPLSITGVAIPQQLFFSGVVRGESAMRSEWDVGSKVKYEVTVSNQGQSLNTLGSAFLNIMWPHEISNGKWLLYPMRVELEGGQGPGQKGLCSPRPNTLRLDVDSRDRRRRELQLLEPPEPHELPGWSPSWWPVSSAERKRNITLDCARGTASCVVFSCPLYSFDRAAVLHIWGRLWNSTFLEEYSAMKSLEVIVRANITVKSSIKNLLLRDASTVIPVEVYLDPAVVGTVGVPWWVILLAVLAGLLVLALLVLLLWQIGFFKREQYPEATVPQYHAVKIPREDRQQFKEEKTGTILRNNWGSPLREGPDAHPILAADGHPQLGSDEHPAPGTA from the exons GCTGCTGGTGGGTGCTCCCCAGGCCCTGGCTTTGCCTGGGCAGCAGGCGAATCGCACCGGAGGCCTCTTCGCTTGCCCCCTGAGCCTGGAAGAGACTGACTGCTACAGAATGGACGTCGACCGGGGAG CTGATGTACAGAAGGAGAGCAAGGAGAACCAGTGGTTGGGAGTCAGTGTTCGGAGCCAGGGGCCCGGGGGCAAGATTGTC ACCTGTGCACACCGATATGAGGCACGGCAGCGAGTGGACCAGGTCCTGGAGACGAGGGATGTGATTGGTCGCTGCTTTGTGCTAAGCCAAGACCTGGCCATCCGTGATGAGTTGGATGGCGGGGATTGGAAGTTCTGTGAGGGCCGCCCCCAGGGCCACGAGCAATTTGGGTTCTGCCAGCAGGGCACGGCCGCAGCCTTCTCCCCAGACAGCCACTATATCCTCTTTGGGGCCCCAGGAACCTATAACTGGAAGG GGTTGCTCTTTGTGACCAACATTGATAGCTCAGACCCTGACCAGCTGGTGTATAAAACTCTGGACCCTGCTGACCGGCTCCCAGGACCAGCCGGAGACTTGGCCCTGAATAGCTACTTAG GTTTCTCCATCGACTCGGGGAAGGGTCTGTTGCGTGCAGAGGAGCTGAGCTTCGTGGCAGGAGCCCCCCGAGCCAACCACAAGGGTGCTGTGATCATTCTTCGCAAAGACAGTGCCAATCGCCTTGTGCCTGAGGTTATGCTGTCTGGGGAGCGCCTGACCTCTGGGTTTGGCTACTCGCTGGCTGTGGCTGATTTCAACAATGATGG CTGGACAGACCTGGTAGTGGGTGCCCCCTACTTCTTCGAGCGCCAAGAAGAGCTGGGGGGTGCCGTGTATGTGTACATGAACCAGGCGGGCCACTGGGCTGGAGTATCCCCTGTCCGGCTCTGTGGCTCCCCTGACTCCATGTTCGGGATCAGCCTCGCTGTCCTAGGGGACCTCAACCAGGATGGCTTCACAGGTGTGACTGGGATCCGGAAAGGCTCAggggaggaaagcaggggcaGAG ATGTTGCTGTGGGGGCTCCCTTTGATGGGGATGGGAAGGTCTTCATCTACCATGGAAGCAGCCTGGGGGTTGTCACCAGACCTTCCCAG GTGCTGGAGGCTGAGGCTGTGGGTTTAAAGAGCTTTGGCTACTCGCTGTCAGGAGGCCTGGATGTGGATGGGAACCTTTACCCCGACCTGCTGGTGGGCTCCCTGGCTGACATGGCAGTGCTCTTCAG GGCCAGACCTGTCCTCCATGTCTCCCATGAGGTCTTCATTGCTCCCAAAACCATCGATTTAGAGCAGCCCACTTGTGCTGGTGGCCACTTGGTCTG TGTGAACCTAAGGGTCTGTTTCAGCTACATGGCCACCCCCAGCAGCTATAGCCCTATTGTGG CCCTGGAATATGTGTTAGACGGGGACACAGACCGGAGGCTCCGGGGCCAGGTCCCCCGTGTGACCTTCTTGAGCCGTAGCCCAGACGACCCCAAGCACCAGGCCTCAGGCACCATGTGGCTGAAGCACCCGCATGACCGAGTGTGTGGAGATACCATGTTCCAGCTGCAG gaaaatatcaaagacaagcTTCGGGCTATTGTGGTGACCCTGTCCTATAGTCTCCAGACCCCTCGGCTCCGGCGACAGGCTTCTGGCCAGGGGTTGCCACCAGTGGCTCCCATTCTTAATGCCCACCAGCCCAGCACTGAGCGGGCAGAG ATCCACTTCCTGAAGCAAGGCTGTGGTGAAGACAAGGTCTGCCAGAGCAATCTGCAGCTGGCCCACGCCCGCTTCTGTGCCCGGGTCGGCGACACAGAGTTCCAGCCTCTGCCCAT GGATTCAGATGGGACAACAGCTCTGTTTGCCCTGAGTGGGCAGCCATTCGTGGGCCTGCAGCTGAAGGTCACCAACCTGCCTTCagacccagcccagccccaggccaATGGAGATGATGCTCATGAAGCCCGGCTCCTGGTCACCCTTCCTGCCCCTCTGCATTACTCAGGGGTCCGGGCGCTGGACCCTGCG GAGAAGCCTCTCTGCCTGTCCAATGAGAATGCCTCCCACGTTGAGTGTGAGCTCGGGAACCCCATGAAGAGAGGTGCCCAG GTTGCTTTCTACCTCCTCCTTAGCACCTCAGGGATCACTATTGAGACCACGGAGCTGGAGGTGGGGCTGCTGCTAGCCAC GATCAGTGAGCAGGAGCTGCATCCGGTCTCTGCCCAAGCCCGCGTCTTCATCGAGCTGCCACTGTCCATCACGGG GGTGGCCATTCCCCAGCAGCTCTTCTTCTCTGGTGTCGTGCGGGGTGAGAGTGCCATGCGGTCTGAGTGGGATGTGGGCAGTAAGGTCAAGTATGAGGTCACG GTCTCCAACCAAGGCCAGTCGCTCAACACCCTGGGCTCTGCTTTCCTCAACATCATGTGGCCCCATGAGATTTCCAATGGGAAATGGCTGCTGTACCCCATGCgggtggagctggagggagggcaggggcctGGACAGAAGGGGCTCTGTTCCCCTAGGCCCAACACTCTCCGCCTG GATGTGGACAGCAGGGACAGGAGGCGGCGGGAGCTGCAGCTGCTGGAGCCGCCAGAGCCACATGAGTTACCAGGGTGGAGCCCATCTTGGTGGCCAGTGTCCTCtgctgagaggaagagaaatatcACCTTG GACTGTGCCCGTGGTACGGCCAGCTGTGTGGTGTTCAGCTGCCCTCTTTACAGCTTTGACCGTGCGGCTGTGCTGCACATCTGGGGCCGGCTATGGAACAGCACCTTCTTGGAG GAGTACTCAGCCATGAAGTCCCTGGAAGTGATTGTCCGAGCCAACATCACTGTGAAGTCTTCCATCAAAAACCTGCTGCTCAGAGATGCCTCCACAGTG ATCCCAGTGGAGGTGTACTTGGACCCTGCAGTGGTGGGGACGGTGGGAGTGCCCTGGTGGGTCATCCTCCTGGCGGTGCTGGCCGGGCTGTTGGTGCTGGCGCTGCTGGTCCTGCTCCTGTGGCAG ATTGGATTCTTCAAGCGGGAGCAGTACCCCGAGGCCACTGTGCCCCAGTACCACGCGGTGAAGATCCCTCGAGAAGATAGACAGCAGTTCAAGGAGGAGAAGACAGGCACCATCCTGCGGAACAACTGGGGCAGCCCCCTGAGGGAGGGCCCCGACGCACACCCCATCCTGGCTGCTGATGGGCACCCTCAGCTGGGCTCTGATGAGCACCCTGCACCAGGCACTGCCTAG
- the ITGA7 gene encoding integrin alpha-7 isoform X3, with translation MARTWGRDPWLGPGICYLLGSLLAGLLSLRAVAFNLDVMGALRKEGEPGSLFGFSVALHRQLQPRPQSWLLVGAPQALALPGQQANRTGGLFACPLSLEETDCYRMDVDRGADVQKESKENQWLGVSVRSQGPGGKIVTCAHRYEARQRVDQVLETRDVIGRCFVLSQDLAIRDELDGGDWKFCEGRPQGHEQFGFCQQGTAAAFSPDSHYILFGAPGTYNWKGTARVELCVQGPTDLAHLDDGPYEVGGEKEQDPRLIPVPANSYLGLLFVTNIDSSDPDQLVYKTLDPADRLPGPAGDLALNSYLGFSIDSGKGLLRAEELSFVAGAPRANHKGAVIILRKDSANRLVPEVMLSGERLTSGFGYSLAVADFNNDGWTDLVVGAPYFFERQEELGGAVYVYMNQAGHWAGVSPVRLCGSPDSMFGISLAVLGDLNQDGFTDVAVGAPFDGDGKVFIYHGSSLGVVTRPSQVLEAEAVGLKSFGYSLSGGLDVDGNLYPDLLVGSLADMAVLFRARPVLHVSHEVFIAPKTIDLEQPTCAGGHLVCVNLRVCFSYMATPSSYSPIVALEYVLDGDTDRRLRGQVPRVTFLSRSPDDPKHQASGTMWLKHPHDRVCGDTMFQLQENIKDKLRAIVVTLSYSLQTPRLRRQASGQGLPPVAPILNAHQPSTERAEIHFLKQGCGEDKVCQSNLQLAHARFCARVGDTEFQPLPMDSDGTTALFALSGQPFVGLQLKVTNLPSDPAQPQANGDDAHEARLLVTLPAPLHYSGVRALDPAEKPLCLSNENASHVECELGNPMKRGAQVAFYLLLSTSGITIETTELEVGLLLATISEQELHPVSAQARVFIELPLSITGVAIPQQLFFSGVVRGESAMRSEWDVGSKVKYEVTVSNQGQSLNTLGSAFLNIMWPHEISNGKWLLYPMRVELEGGQGPGQKGLCSPRPNTLRLDVDSRDRRRRELQLLEPPEPHELPGWSPSWWPVSSAERKRNITLDCARGTASCVVFSCPLYSFDRAAVLHIWGRLWNSTFLEEYSAMKSLEVIVRANITVKSSIKNLLLRDASTVIPVEVYLDPAVVGTVGVPWWVILLAVLAGLLVLALLVLLLWQIGFFKREQYPEATVPQYHAVKIPREDRQQFKEEKTGTILRNNWGSPLREGPDAHPILAADGHPQLGSDEHPAPGTA, from the exons GCTGCTGGTGGGTGCTCCCCAGGCCCTGGCTTTGCCTGGGCAGCAGGCGAATCGCACCGGAGGCCTCTTCGCTTGCCCCCTGAGCCTGGAAGAGACTGACTGCTACAGAATGGACGTCGACCGGGGAG CTGATGTACAGAAGGAGAGCAAGGAGAACCAGTGGTTGGGAGTCAGTGTTCGGAGCCAGGGGCCCGGGGGCAAGATTGTC ACCTGTGCACACCGATATGAGGCACGGCAGCGAGTGGACCAGGTCCTGGAGACGAGGGATGTGATTGGTCGCTGCTTTGTGCTAAGCCAAGACCTGGCCATCCGTGATGAGTTGGATGGCGGGGATTGGAAGTTCTGTGAGGGCCGCCCCCAGGGCCACGAGCAATTTGGGTTCTGCCAGCAGGGCACGGCCGCAGCCTTCTCCCCAGACAGCCACTATATCCTCTTTGGGGCCCCAGGAACCTATAACTGGAAGG GCACGGCCAGGGTGGAGCTCTGTGTGCAGGGCCCAACGGACCTGGCGCACCTGGACGATGGGCCCTACGAGGTGGGGGGTGAGAAGGAGCAGGACCCCCGCCTCATCCCAGTCCCGGCCAACAGCTACCTTG GGTTGCTCTTTGTGACCAACATTGATAGCTCAGACCCTGACCAGCTGGTGTATAAAACTCTGGACCCTGCTGACCGGCTCCCAGGACCAGCCGGAGACTTGGCCCTGAATAGCTACTTAG GTTTCTCCATCGACTCGGGGAAGGGTCTGTTGCGTGCAGAGGAGCTGAGCTTCGTGGCAGGAGCCCCCCGAGCCAACCACAAGGGTGCTGTGATCATTCTTCGCAAAGACAGTGCCAATCGCCTTGTGCCTGAGGTTATGCTGTCTGGGGAGCGCCTGACCTCTGGGTTTGGCTACTCGCTGGCTGTGGCTGATTTCAACAATGATGG CTGGACAGACCTGGTAGTGGGTGCCCCCTACTTCTTCGAGCGCCAAGAAGAGCTGGGGGGTGCCGTGTATGTGTACATGAACCAGGCGGGCCACTGGGCTGGAGTATCCCCTGTCCGGCTCTGTGGCTCCCCTGACTCCATGTTCGGGATCAGCCTCGCTGTCCTAGGGGACCTCAACCAGGATGGCTTCACAG ATGTTGCTGTGGGGGCTCCCTTTGATGGGGATGGGAAGGTCTTCATCTACCATGGAAGCAGCCTGGGGGTTGTCACCAGACCTTCCCAG GTGCTGGAGGCTGAGGCTGTGGGTTTAAAGAGCTTTGGCTACTCGCTGTCAGGAGGCCTGGATGTGGATGGGAACCTTTACCCCGACCTGCTGGTGGGCTCCCTGGCTGACATGGCAGTGCTCTTCAG GGCCAGACCTGTCCTCCATGTCTCCCATGAGGTCTTCATTGCTCCCAAAACCATCGATTTAGAGCAGCCCACTTGTGCTGGTGGCCACTTGGTCTG TGTGAACCTAAGGGTCTGTTTCAGCTACATGGCCACCCCCAGCAGCTATAGCCCTATTGTGG CCCTGGAATATGTGTTAGACGGGGACACAGACCGGAGGCTCCGGGGCCAGGTCCCCCGTGTGACCTTCTTGAGCCGTAGCCCAGACGACCCCAAGCACCAGGCCTCAGGCACCATGTGGCTGAAGCACCCGCATGACCGAGTGTGTGGAGATACCATGTTCCAGCTGCAG gaaaatatcaaagacaagcTTCGGGCTATTGTGGTGACCCTGTCCTATAGTCTCCAGACCCCTCGGCTCCGGCGACAGGCTTCTGGCCAGGGGTTGCCACCAGTGGCTCCCATTCTTAATGCCCACCAGCCCAGCACTGAGCGGGCAGAG ATCCACTTCCTGAAGCAAGGCTGTGGTGAAGACAAGGTCTGCCAGAGCAATCTGCAGCTGGCCCACGCCCGCTTCTGTGCCCGGGTCGGCGACACAGAGTTCCAGCCTCTGCCCAT GGATTCAGATGGGACAACAGCTCTGTTTGCCCTGAGTGGGCAGCCATTCGTGGGCCTGCAGCTGAAGGTCACCAACCTGCCTTCagacccagcccagccccaggccaATGGAGATGATGCTCATGAAGCCCGGCTCCTGGTCACCCTTCCTGCCCCTCTGCATTACTCAGGGGTCCGGGCGCTGGACCCTGCG GAGAAGCCTCTCTGCCTGTCCAATGAGAATGCCTCCCACGTTGAGTGTGAGCTCGGGAACCCCATGAAGAGAGGTGCCCAG GTTGCTTTCTACCTCCTCCTTAGCACCTCAGGGATCACTATTGAGACCACGGAGCTGGAGGTGGGGCTGCTGCTAGCCAC GATCAGTGAGCAGGAGCTGCATCCGGTCTCTGCCCAAGCCCGCGTCTTCATCGAGCTGCCACTGTCCATCACGGG GGTGGCCATTCCCCAGCAGCTCTTCTTCTCTGGTGTCGTGCGGGGTGAGAGTGCCATGCGGTCTGAGTGGGATGTGGGCAGTAAGGTCAAGTATGAGGTCACG GTCTCCAACCAAGGCCAGTCGCTCAACACCCTGGGCTCTGCTTTCCTCAACATCATGTGGCCCCATGAGATTTCCAATGGGAAATGGCTGCTGTACCCCATGCgggtggagctggagggagggcaggggcctGGACAGAAGGGGCTCTGTTCCCCTAGGCCCAACACTCTCCGCCTG GATGTGGACAGCAGGGACAGGAGGCGGCGGGAGCTGCAGCTGCTGGAGCCGCCAGAGCCACATGAGTTACCAGGGTGGAGCCCATCTTGGTGGCCAGTGTCCTCtgctgagaggaagagaaatatcACCTTG GACTGTGCCCGTGGTACGGCCAGCTGTGTGGTGTTCAGCTGCCCTCTTTACAGCTTTGACCGTGCGGCTGTGCTGCACATCTGGGGCCGGCTATGGAACAGCACCTTCTTGGAG GAGTACTCAGCCATGAAGTCCCTGGAAGTGATTGTCCGAGCCAACATCACTGTGAAGTCTTCCATCAAAAACCTGCTGCTCAGAGATGCCTCCACAGTG ATCCCAGTGGAGGTGTACTTGGACCCTGCAGTGGTGGGGACGGTGGGAGTGCCCTGGTGGGTCATCCTCCTGGCGGTGCTGGCCGGGCTGTTGGTGCTGGCGCTGCTGGTCCTGCTCCTGTGGCAG ATTGGATTCTTCAAGCGGGAGCAGTACCCCGAGGCCACTGTGCCCCAGTACCACGCGGTGAAGATCCCTCGAGAAGATAGACAGCAGTTCAAGGAGGAGAAGACAGGCACCATCCTGCGGAACAACTGGGGCAGCCCCCTGAGGGAGGGCCCCGACGCACACCCCATCCTGGCTGCTGATGGGCACCCTCAGCTGGGCTCTGATGAGCACCCTGCACCAGGCACTGCCTAG
- the ITGA7 gene encoding integrin alpha-7 isoform X5: MFHTPTFLICRVSGGAPSGPEAQGLSLGINWRARLLVGAPQALALPGQQANRTGGLFACPLSLEETDCYRMDVDRGADVQKESKENQWLGVSVRSQGPGGKIVTCAHRYEARQRVDQVLETRDVIGRCFVLSQDLAIRDELDGGDWKFCEGRPQGHEQFGFCQQGTAAAFSPDSHYILFGAPGTYNWKGTARVELCVQGPTDLAHLDDGPYEVGGEKEQDPRLIPVPANSYLGLLFVTNIDSSDPDQLVYKTLDPADRLPGPAGDLALNSYLGFSIDSGKGLLRAEELSFVAGAPRANHKGAVIILRKDSANRLVPEVMLSGERLTSGFGYSLAVADFNNDGWTDLVVGAPYFFERQEELGGAVYVYMNQAGHWAGVSPVRLCGSPDSMFGISLAVLGDLNQDGFTGVTGIRKGSGEESRGRDVAVGAPFDGDGKVFIYHGSSLGVVTRPSQVLEAEAVGLKSFGYSLSGGLDVDGNLYPDLLVGSLADMAVLFRARPVLHVSHEVFIAPKTIDLEQPTCAGGHLVCVNLRVCFSYMATPSSYSPIVALEYVLDGDTDRRLRGQVPRVTFLSRSPDDPKHQASGTMWLKHPHDRVCGDTMFQLQENIKDKLRAIVVTLSYSLQTPRLRRQASGQGLPPVAPILNAHQPSTERAEIHFLKQGCGEDKVCQSNLQLAHARFCARVGDTEFQPLPMDSDGTTALFALSGQPFVGLQLKVTNLPSDPAQPQANGDDAHEARLLVTLPAPLHYSGVRALDPAEKPLCLSNENASHVECELGNPMKRGAQVAFYLLLSTSGITIETTELEVGLLLATISEQELHPVSAQARVFIELPLSITGVAIPQQLFFSGVVRGESAMRSEWDVGSKVKYEVTVSNQGQSLNTLGSAFLNIMWPHEISNGKWLLYPMRVELEGGQGPGQKGLCSPRPNTLRLDVDSRDRRRRELQLLEPPEPHELPGWSPSWWPVSSAERKRNITLDCARGTASCVVFSCPLYSFDRAAVLHIWGRLWNSTFLEEYSAMKSLEVIVRANITVKSSIKNLLLRDASTVIPVEVYLDPAVVGTVGVPWWVILLAVLAGLLVLALLVLLLWQIGFFKREQYPEATVPQYHAVKIPREDRQQFKEEKTGTILRNNWGSPLREGPDAHPILAADGHPQLGSDEHPAPGTA; encoded by the exons GCTGCTGGTGGGTGCTCCCCAGGCCCTGGCTTTGCCTGGGCAGCAGGCGAATCGCACCGGAGGCCTCTTCGCTTGCCCCCTGAGCCTGGAAGAGACTGACTGCTACAGAATGGACGTCGACCGGGGAG CTGATGTACAGAAGGAGAGCAAGGAGAACCAGTGGTTGGGAGTCAGTGTTCGGAGCCAGGGGCCCGGGGGCAAGATTGTC ACCTGTGCACACCGATATGAGGCACGGCAGCGAGTGGACCAGGTCCTGGAGACGAGGGATGTGATTGGTCGCTGCTTTGTGCTAAGCCAAGACCTGGCCATCCGTGATGAGTTGGATGGCGGGGATTGGAAGTTCTGTGAGGGCCGCCCCCAGGGCCACGAGCAATTTGGGTTCTGCCAGCAGGGCACGGCCGCAGCCTTCTCCCCAGACAGCCACTATATCCTCTTTGGGGCCCCAGGAACCTATAACTGGAAGG GCACGGCCAGGGTGGAGCTCTGTGTGCAGGGCCCAACGGACCTGGCGCACCTGGACGATGGGCCCTACGAGGTGGGGGGTGAGAAGGAGCAGGACCCCCGCCTCATCCCAGTCCCGGCCAACAGCTACCTTG GGTTGCTCTTTGTGACCAACATTGATAGCTCAGACCCTGACCAGCTGGTGTATAAAACTCTGGACCCTGCTGACCGGCTCCCAGGACCAGCCGGAGACTTGGCCCTGAATAGCTACTTAG GTTTCTCCATCGACTCGGGGAAGGGTCTGTTGCGTGCAGAGGAGCTGAGCTTCGTGGCAGGAGCCCCCCGAGCCAACCACAAGGGTGCTGTGATCATTCTTCGCAAAGACAGTGCCAATCGCCTTGTGCCTGAGGTTATGCTGTCTGGGGAGCGCCTGACCTCTGGGTTTGGCTACTCGCTGGCTGTGGCTGATTTCAACAATGATGG CTGGACAGACCTGGTAGTGGGTGCCCCCTACTTCTTCGAGCGCCAAGAAGAGCTGGGGGGTGCCGTGTATGTGTACATGAACCAGGCGGGCCACTGGGCTGGAGTATCCCCTGTCCGGCTCTGTGGCTCCCCTGACTCCATGTTCGGGATCAGCCTCGCTGTCCTAGGGGACCTCAACCAGGATGGCTTCACAGGTGTGACTGGGATCCGGAAAGGCTCAggggaggaaagcaggggcaGAG ATGTTGCTGTGGGGGCTCCCTTTGATGGGGATGGGAAGGTCTTCATCTACCATGGAAGCAGCCTGGGGGTTGTCACCAGACCTTCCCAG GTGCTGGAGGCTGAGGCTGTGGGTTTAAAGAGCTTTGGCTACTCGCTGTCAGGAGGCCTGGATGTGGATGGGAACCTTTACCCCGACCTGCTGGTGGGCTCCCTGGCTGACATGGCAGTGCTCTTCAG GGCCAGACCTGTCCTCCATGTCTCCCATGAGGTCTTCATTGCTCCCAAAACCATCGATTTAGAGCAGCCCACTTGTGCTGGTGGCCACTTGGTCTG TGTGAACCTAAGGGTCTGTTTCAGCTACATGGCCACCCCCAGCAGCTATAGCCCTATTGTGG CCCTGGAATATGTGTTAGACGGGGACACAGACCGGAGGCTCCGGGGCCAGGTCCCCCGTGTGACCTTCTTGAGCCGTAGCCCAGACGACCCCAAGCACCAGGCCTCAGGCACCATGTGGCTGAAGCACCCGCATGACCGAGTGTGTGGAGATACCATGTTCCAGCTGCAG gaaaatatcaaagacaagcTTCGGGCTATTGTGGTGACCCTGTCCTATAGTCTCCAGACCCCTCGGCTCCGGCGACAGGCTTCTGGCCAGGGGTTGCCACCAGTGGCTCCCATTCTTAATGCCCACCAGCCCAGCACTGAGCGGGCAGAG ATCCACTTCCTGAAGCAAGGCTGTGGTGAAGACAAGGTCTGCCAGAGCAATCTGCAGCTGGCCCACGCCCGCTTCTGTGCCCGGGTCGGCGACACAGAGTTCCAGCCTCTGCCCAT GGATTCAGATGGGACAACAGCTCTGTTTGCCCTGAGTGGGCAGCCATTCGTGGGCCTGCAGCTGAAGGTCACCAACCTGCCTTCagacccagcccagccccaggccaATGGAGATGATGCTCATGAAGCCCGGCTCCTGGTCACCCTTCCTGCCCCTCTGCATTACTCAGGGGTCCGGGCGCTGGACCCTGCG GAGAAGCCTCTCTGCCTGTCCAATGAGAATGCCTCCCACGTTGAGTGTGAGCTCGGGAACCCCATGAAGAGAGGTGCCCAG GTTGCTTTCTACCTCCTCCTTAGCACCTCAGGGATCACTATTGAGACCACGGAGCTGGAGGTGGGGCTGCTGCTAGCCAC GATCAGTGAGCAGGAGCTGCATCCGGTCTCTGCCCAAGCCCGCGTCTTCATCGAGCTGCCACTGTCCATCACGGG GGTGGCCATTCCCCAGCAGCTCTTCTTCTCTGGTGTCGTGCGGGGTGAGAGTGCCATGCGGTCTGAGTGGGATGTGGGCAGTAAGGTCAAGTATGAGGTCACG GTCTCCAACCAAGGCCAGTCGCTCAACACCCTGGGCTCTGCTTTCCTCAACATCATGTGGCCCCATGAGATTTCCAATGGGAAATGGCTGCTGTACCCCATGCgggtggagctggagggagggcaggggcctGGACAGAAGGGGCTCTGTTCCCCTAGGCCCAACACTCTCCGCCTG GATGTGGACAGCAGGGACAGGAGGCGGCGGGAGCTGCAGCTGCTGGAGCCGCCAGAGCCACATGAGTTACCAGGGTGGAGCCCATCTTGGTGGCCAGTGTCCTCtgctgagaggaagagaaatatcACCTTG GACTGTGCCCGTGGTACGGCCAGCTGTGTGGTGTTCAGCTGCCCTCTTTACAGCTTTGACCGTGCGGCTGTGCTGCACATCTGGGGCCGGCTATGGAACAGCACCTTCTTGGAG GAGTACTCAGCCATGAAGTCCCTGGAAGTGATTGTCCGAGCCAACATCACTGTGAAGTCTTCCATCAAAAACCTGCTGCTCAGAGATGCCTCCACAGTG ATCCCAGTGGAGGTGTACTTGGACCCTGCAGTGGTGGGGACGGTGGGAGTGCCCTGGTGGGTCATCCTCCTGGCGGTGCTGGCCGGGCTGTTGGTGCTGGCGCTGCTGGTCCTGCTCCTGTGGCAG ATTGGATTCTTCAAGCGGGAGCAGTACCCCGAGGCCACTGTGCCCCAGTACCACGCGGTGAAGATCCCTCGAGAAGATAGACAGCAGTTCAAGGAGGAGAAGACAGGCACCATCCTGCGGAACAACTGGGGCAGCCCCCTGAGGGAGGGCCCCGACGCACACCCCATCCTGGCTGCTGATGGGCACCCTCAGCTGGGCTCTGATGAGCACCCTGCACCAGGCACTGCCTAG